The DNA sequence GCCTCCTGTGATGGAAAGAGCAGCACTCTTGCATATCTCAAATTTGTTactgatgatgatgattgttgatgagatgatgaagatgttTTTCACTCAATGAATCAAAGCTAGAAATTGGAGTGGAAATCTGCTGTCAGAGCTTCTGCTACTGCTCGAACTGCAGAAAGCTCTTGTTGAGCTATATTGGAGGATGTTACATGGAATGTTTGGTGATCTTGGCTGTACTCGATGCTAGTGAATGTTTTGAGACAGCAAGGTTCTACCATAATATGCAGCAACAACTCCAATTCCATCAAGTGGATGATTTACAAATGTTGAAGATGGATATTCTAAGTTGAAGTTAGAAGTTACAATGATATTTGATGTTTGTAGTTGTTTTGCTTTTTGATGTTTTGTCAAGATGATTGCATTTGTTATGCTTCCATCTTGAGGGAGGCtgttgaaatagaaaaacaaaaatgtaattagtaACTTTCAATTAGTTAGTTTAGCATTAATCCAGCCTATATATAAGGCATAATATTGTAAGTTGTAGTTAACTTTTGTCAAAATGTAGtcattaatgaaaattttccctttctttctctcttcccGTCGTCGACGGTTTCTCCCCATTTCCATGGCagttttcttcttcctccttctATGGAGTTTTCTTCATCCGATTGGATTCTTCATTTTTAACGATTCTCAAGAAGAGCTTCTATCTGCCATAAAATGTTTAAGGCTGGAACTTCACAACACCATAGAAAACTTTGTTACATCATCAGACCGGGCGGATCGGCTGTTTTTGACATTGGAGGCCAAGCCAAGTCGGCCCAATCTTCACATCGGTCCTCCAAAATTCAACGGAGACGACCCATCAGTCTGGATTCACAAGGTCCAATCCTATTTCGACTATTTTGAAACGTCGGAAGCCGATCGTTTACGCTTAGTCGGCCTACTGTTTGAACACCGCACGTACAATTGGTTCCTCCACCAACATGATCACAATTTGTTGAAAACATGGCCTGAATTCTTGGAGACCGTAAAGCGGAGATTCGACCCTCTTCGGGCGTTCAGACTGGGAGTTGTGATTTCGGGGGAGCATGTCGACACCTTAATAAGTGGTGGCAGTACACATAATTTCATCCATTCTGATATAGTCAAGAAATTGCAATGGGAGGTTACGCCAACCAGTCCTTTTCGTGTTTATGTGGGCAATGTTTATGGGGAGTCATTATTGtgtaaagaaaagtgtaaCAATGTCAAGTTTTCACTTAAAGGGCATGagttatgatttatttgtgatCCCCCTTCATGATCCAAAGATGGTCTTAGGAGCTCCGTGGCTGAAGAGTTTGAGTGAGATTTACTGAAACTATGACGAACACAAGATGGAATTTATGCATAACGAAAGCTCTCATAGCATccaaaaacgtaaaaaaaGGTAACATACTCGAAACAACTCAAGAAAGAGTTCCAAATTAAACACAAGAAAAACACACAATCTTCCATTTTTTCTTCCAATCTAAGTCCCCCTTCGTGTTGGTGCAGCTTTGTGGCGTCTCTTCTTtgtcttatatttatatccaACTCCATAAAAGAATTCAACTAACCATCTTGGCCTTCCACTTCTAATGATCATGTAGCCAATTCCAATGCCAACTACGAATCCGCTTCCATATCCCATCACCACGCATTGCCAACCAAATCCATCTATGAATTCATATTCATCATCTCGAGGAAACACTGGTTTTCCATCACTGGGCGCACATTTTTTCGTCAATGGAAATCCACACAACCCTACATTTCCAACATATGATTCATTCCCAAATGTGGAAAGTTGAGTAGATTGTGGTATTTCTCCCTTAAGATTATTCATCGAAAGGTTTAATTTCGCAAGAAATGTCAACCTTGCCAATCCACCCGGAATTTTCCCATCCAGTTTGTTTGAAGACAAGTCCAACGATTCGAGCAAACCCATACCTCCAAGAGATGGCGGTATATGTTCTTTGAGGGTATTGTGAGACAAATTCAAGTATCTGAGAGAGTTAAGATTCCCTACCGAAGGTGGAATGCTCCCAGAGAATTTGTTGGAGGACAAATCGATAGTTGTAAATGTTGTCAGCAGTCGCTCCAATAACTGTTCCAATCCCTTCACAGTGATTTTCAACTCAATCAATCTCAAAAACCAATATGCTTCACTATCGGTCTGGTTTTCCTTGGCGTCTATCATACCCCGAAAGTTCTTGAAATATCTATTAGGTAGAGAACCAACAAACGCATTTTGTGATACATCCAAGACTTGCAACTTTTGAAATGGTTGCTGAGTGTTTGAATCCACCAACATCGTACCATCGAACTTATTTGACCTCAGGATGAGGATACGAAGTTGAGGTAGTGTTTCCATCCAAA is a window from the Salvia hispanica cultivar TCC Black 2014 chromosome 1, UniMelb_Shisp_WGS_1.0, whole genome shotgun sequence genome containing:
- the LOC125190745 gene encoding receptor-like protein Cf-9 homolog; the protein is MEYDWRWYYLEGPIPKCVGNLSTSLVILHFNANKLSGLIPSTFRKNCSIESINLNGNKLEGSIPQSIINCQGLRGIDIGDNEMRGAFPFWMETLPQLRILILRSNKFDGTMLVDSNTQQPFQKLQVLDVSQNAFVGSLPNRYFKNFRGMIDAKENQTDSEAYWFLRLIELKITVKGLEQLLERLLTTFTTIDLSSNKFSGSIPPSVGNLNSLRYLNLSHNTLKEHIPPSLGGMGLLESLDLSSNKLDGKIPGGLARLTFLAKLNLSMNNLKGEIPQSTQLSTFGNESYVGNVGLCGFPLTKKCAPSDGKPVFPRDDEYEFIDGFGWQCVVMGYGSGFVVGIGIGYMIIRSGRPRWLVEFFYGVGYKYKTKKRRHKAAPTRRGT